A genomic segment from Luteolibacter ambystomatis encodes:
- the mfd gene encoding transcription-repair coupling factor: protein MTRAADSSHAWLRRAVTQPDFAQRLAPLATGDGEVLLDHAGDAAHAWLAAVVTEAARDRKKQRVWLVCDLPRQRERLATELELWGIVALVLPESPTETAEGTIADPEGAAEWFAVLEHLAREKAFIVICGSDAFDSPAPSPGALRDSRTILKPGTQLDPRELSETLASHGYERVPTVAGRGQFAIRGGIVDLFAWQAARPLRLEFFDTELESLREFDLDSQASTRKLDQSDLLLAEPPAAAKISDYRHKDDLIVAIGATGTYRPDVRILEDVADLEGEEDFTTACYNSPLGVFDAGDFVLEQSRREGFFKQLNEWQRDGWDVGIVFSNDGEQERFADLAGKDLQRDLGLTPLRGELLAGFTVPALKLAVLSSSELFGRYRTPGVARRSSLDRARVAIARATIDEISEGDLVVHYEYGIGRFRGIHPGDDGEELAIEYDGGSILSVPLEQAHLVGKYVGLGGKTPDLNKLGSVAWKNARKSAEKSILDYAAQLLRVHAERESNPGFAHAADSRWMFEFENSFHYTETVDQRRAIEESKKDMESPRPMDRLICGDVGFGKTEVAIRAAFKAVTGGKQVAILVPTTVLAEQHWRTFRERMSDYPVRVDLLNRFRTPSQVKDTLRGLEEGSVDIVIGTHRLVSGDVHFKDLGLVVVDEEQRFGVKHKEKFKELFRQVDVMTLSATPIPRTLYMALMGARDMSTIETPPPNRVPVSTTVCAYDERVIRDAIQREMKRGGQVFFLHNRVKTIELMASKIRQLVPEARILIGHGQMEKDDLEVVMHTFVKGEADVLLATTIIETGIDIPNANTILIDRADRFGLADLYQLRGRVGRAGEKAYAILLLPREMMTTGDARKRIHAIKQYTALGSGFKIAMRDLEIRGAGNLLGTKQSGHIAQIGFDLYCQLLRQSVDRLKGRGQTSHHAETAFKADCVCFSESAYAREDHQAVIPAFLPASWLPETKLRLAAYRELAEAVSEKAVRKLESAWRDRFGRFPEAVANLLQIARIKALAAARDVASVELQAQRLMLNRNGDYILLEGKRFPRLTHHLPKPKLDEAEGMLRSL from the coding sequence GTGACCCGCGCGGCGGATTCTTCCCATGCCTGGCTGCGGCGGGCCGTCACGCAGCCGGATTTCGCCCAACGCCTGGCCCCATTGGCCACCGGCGATGGGGAAGTGTTGCTCGATCACGCGGGCGATGCGGCCCACGCGTGGCTCGCCGCAGTGGTCACGGAGGCCGCGCGCGACCGGAAAAAACAGCGCGTCTGGCTTGTCTGCGACCTGCCCCGCCAGCGCGAACGCCTCGCCACCGAGCTTGAGCTGTGGGGCATCGTGGCGCTGGTCCTGCCCGAGTCGCCCACGGAAACCGCCGAGGGCACCATCGCCGATCCTGAGGGCGCGGCGGAGTGGTTCGCCGTGCTGGAGCACCTCGCGCGTGAGAAAGCCTTTATCGTCATCTGCGGCAGCGATGCCTTTGACTCCCCCGCCCCCTCGCCCGGCGCGCTCCGAGATTCCCGCACCATACTGAAGCCGGGCACACAGCTCGATCCGCGCGAACTTTCCGAAACGCTGGCTTCGCACGGCTACGAACGCGTCCCCACCGTCGCAGGCCGCGGCCAGTTTGCGATCCGTGGCGGCATCGTCGATCTCTTCGCCTGGCAGGCCGCGCGGCCGCTGCGCCTGGAGTTCTTCGATACCGAGCTGGAATCGCTGCGCGAGTTCGACCTCGATTCGCAGGCGTCCACGCGGAAGCTGGATCAATCCGACCTGCTGCTCGCCGAGCCGCCCGCCGCGGCGAAGATCTCCGACTACCGCCACAAGGACGACCTCATCGTCGCCATCGGTGCCACCGGGACGTATCGCCCGGACGTCCGCATCCTGGAGGACGTGGCGGATCTGGAGGGCGAGGAGGACTTCACCACCGCCTGCTATAACAGCCCGCTCGGTGTCTTCGATGCCGGTGACTTCGTGCTGGAGCAATCGCGCCGCGAGGGCTTCTTCAAGCAGCTCAACGAATGGCAGCGCGATGGTTGGGACGTGGGCATCGTATTCTCTAACGATGGCGAGCAGGAACGCTTCGCCGATCTCGCGGGCAAGGACCTCCAGCGCGATCTAGGGCTCACCCCGCTGCGCGGCGAACTGCTGGCGGGCTTCACCGTTCCCGCGCTGAAGCTCGCGGTACTATCCTCCTCGGAGTTGTTCGGCCGCTACCGCACGCCGGGCGTCGCGCGCCGCAGTTCGCTGGATCGCGCCCGTGTCGCAATCGCCCGCGCCACCATCGATGAGATTTCGGAAGGCGACCTCGTCGTCCACTATGAGTATGGCATCGGACGCTTCCGTGGTATTCATCCCGGCGACGATGGCGAGGAGCTGGCGATCGAATACGATGGCGGCTCCATTCTCAGCGTGCCGCTGGAGCAGGCGCATCTCGTTGGAAAATACGTCGGCCTCGGCGGCAAGACGCCGGACCTCAACAAGCTCGGCAGCGTGGCGTGGAAAAACGCGCGCAAGTCCGCGGAGAAATCCATCCTCGACTACGCCGCCCAGTTGCTGCGCGTGCATGCCGAGCGCGAATCGAACCCCGGCTTCGCCCACGCCGCGGATTCGCGCTGGATGTTCGAGTTCGAGAACTCCTTCCACTACACCGAGACCGTCGACCAGCGCCGCGCGATCGAGGAATCGAAGAAGGACATGGAATCGCCGCGACCGATGGATCGCCTCATCTGCGGCGATGTCGGCTTCGGCAAGACCGAGGTCGCAATCCGTGCGGCCTTCAAGGCGGTGACCGGCGGCAAGCAGGTGGCCATCCTGGTGCCCACCACCGTGCTGGCGGAGCAACACTGGCGGACCTTCCGCGAACGCATGTCGGACTATCCGGTGCGCGTCGATCTGCTCAACCGCTTCCGCACGCCCTCGCAGGTGAAGGACACGCTTCGCGGCTTGGAGGAGGGCTCGGTGGACATCGTCATCGGCACGCACCGCCTCGTGTCCGGAGACGTGCATTTCAAGGATCTCGGGCTCGTCGTCGTCGATGAGGAGCAGCGCTTCGGCGTGAAGCACAAGGAGAAGTTCAAGGAACTCTTCCGCCAGGTGGACGTGATGACGCTCTCCGCCACGCCGATTCCCCGCACGCTCTACATGGCGCTGATGGGCGCGCGCGACATGTCCACCATCGAGACGCCGCCGCCGAACCGCGTGCCGGTTTCCACCACCGTCTGCGCCTATGACGAGCGCGTGATCCGCGATGCGATCCAGCGCGAGATGAAACGCGGCGGTCAGGTGTTCTTCCTGCACAACCGCGTGAAGACCATCGAGCTGATGGCGTCGAAGATCCGCCAGCTTGTGCCCGAGGCGCGCATCCTCATCGGCCACGGCCAGATGGAGAAGGATGATCTCGAAGTGGTGATGCACACCTTCGTCAAGGGCGAGGCCGATGTGCTGCTGGCGACCACCATCATCGAGACCGGCATCGATATTCCGAACGCGAATACCATTCTCATCGACCGCGCCGACCGCTTCGGCCTCGCGGATCTCTATCAGCTCCGCGGTCGTGTCGGCCGTGCGGGTGAGAAGGCCTATGCCATCCTGCTGCTTCCGCGGGAGATGATGACCACCGGTGACGCCCGCAAGCGCATCCACGCGATCAAGCAGTACACAGCGCTCGGTTCCGGCTTCAAGATCGCCATGCGCGACCTGGAGATCCGCGGTGCGGGCAACCTGCTCGGCACCAAGCAAAGCGGCCACATCGCGCAGATCGGCTTCGATCTGTATTGCCAGCTCCTGCGCCAATCGGTGGATCGCCTCAAAGGCCGCGGTCAGACCAGTCATCATGCCGAGACCGCGTTCAAAGCGGACTGTGTCTGCTTCAGCGAGAGTGCCTATGCCCGCGAGGATCATCAGGCAGTCATCCCTGCATTCCTGCCAGCCTCATGGCTGCCGGAGACGAAGCTACGCCTCGCCGCCTATCGCGAGCTCGCAGAAGCGGTGTCCGAGAAGGCTGTTAGAAAACTGGAGAGCGCCTGGCGCGACCGCTTCGGGCGTTTTCCGGAAGCGGTGGCGAATCTGCTTCAGATCGCCCGTATCAAGGCCCTCGCCGCCGCCCGCGATGTCGCATCCGTGGAGCTCCAGGCCCAGCGCCTGATGCTCAACCGCAACGGCGATTACATCCTGCTTGAAGGCAAACGCTTCCCCCGCCTCACACATCATCTTCCCAAGCCGAAGCTCGATGAAGCGGAAGGGATGTTGAGGTCATTGTAG
- a CDS encoding YkgJ family cysteine cluster protein, with amino-acid sequence MTSGPSAGSPGNRDVYLDPDTFYVCDRCTACCKWPGDVRLEEDEIPKIAEHLGMSEAAFLDQYTRLRTNRQGLSLIEKENHECIMLEGNLCRIHPVKPEQCRGFPNKWNFPGWRQVCHAKPMPMAEAKARGLAK; translated from the coding sequence GTGACCTCCGGTCCATCCGCCGGCAGCCCCGGCAACCGCGACGTCTATCTCGACCCGGACACGTTCTACGTCTGCGACCGCTGCACCGCGTGTTGCAAGTGGCCGGGTGACGTGCGGTTGGAGGAGGATGAGATCCCGAAGATCGCGGAACACCTCGGCATGAGCGAGGCCGCGTTTCTCGACCAATACACTCGTCTCCGCACGAACCGGCAGGGACTGTCATTGATCGAGAAGGAGAACCACGAGTGCATCATGCTGGAAGGCAACCTCTGCCGCATCCATCCGGTGAAGCCGGAGCAATGCCGCGGCTTTCCCAACAAATGGAACTTCCCCGGCTGGCGGCAGGTCTGCCACGCGAAACCGATGCCGATGGCGGAGGCGAAGGCACGCGGGTTGGCGAAGTAG
- a CDS encoding SDR family oxidoreductase has protein sequence MTSTKSAIVTGSSRGIGAAIAKRLATDGFAIVVNYAGRAADADEVVKEITDAGGTAIAVQADVSSPDDVATLFTKAEEAFGGVDVVVNNAGVIQPGLVPVIATDDTLFDRMLAINLKGTFNVLRTAGTKLRDGGRIVNFSTSVVGLTLPGYATYAATKAAVETMTTIFAKELRGRHITVNAVAPGPTATDLFFTGKTEEQIAHLAKMPPLERLGKPEDIAGVVSFLCGPDGGWVNGQTIRSNGGIV, from the coding sequence ATGACCTCCACCAAATCCGCCATCGTCACCGGCTCCTCCCGCGGCATCGGAGCCGCCATCGCGAAACGTCTCGCTACGGACGGTTTCGCCATCGTCGTGAACTACGCCGGACGCGCCGCGGATGCGGACGAGGTCGTGAAGGAAATCACCGATGCCGGTGGAACTGCCATCGCCGTGCAGGCGGACGTTTCCTCGCCGGACGATGTCGCCACCCTCTTCACGAAAGCGGAGGAAGCCTTCGGTGGCGTGGACGTGGTGGTGAACAACGCGGGCGTGATCCAGCCCGGCCTCGTGCCCGTCATCGCAACCGATGACACGCTCTTCGACCGCATGCTGGCGATCAATCTCAAGGGCACCTTCAACGTCCTGCGCACCGCTGGCACGAAACTGCGCGATGGTGGCCGCATCGTGAACTTCTCCACCAGCGTGGTCGGCCTCACCCTGCCCGGCTACGCCACCTACGCCGCCACCAAGGCCGCGGTGGAAACCATGACCACCATCTTCGCGAAGGAACTGCGCGGACGTCACATCACGGTGAACGCCGTAGCGCCCGGCCCCACCGCCACCGACCTGTTCTTCACCGGCAAGACCGAGGAACAAATCGCCCACCTCGCGAAGATGCCGCCGCTCGAGCGTCTCGGAAAACCGGAGGACATCGCGGGCGTCGTCTCCTTCCTCTGCGGTCCCGATGGCGGCTGGGTCAATGGCCAGACCATCCGCAGCAACGGTGGCATCGTGTGA
- a CDS encoding alginate lyase family protein, with product MIFPSVRSLSLAFALGILSAEAQNHDTTKGSPESAPAKQEFSGKFDSALALDRERILVAAGKALQQKPISITDTRAPLSEGGPNDYYSNGDYWWPDPSKPDGLPYIKRDGESNPANFSQHRYCIRDLRDAVAALAAGYLATGEERYADKAAELLRVFFVDPKTRMNPALTYAQAIPGVSPGRGIGIIDTLHLIEIPPAIAAMEKTAAFRSGLKDDLQTWFREYSRWMIESANGKDEARARNNHAVAFDLQLAVFQRFCGDEAGLAERRKRFKEVFIPQQMAADGSFPAELARTKPYGYSIFQLDLMALLAEVLSTPDDNLWNFTLPDGRGMRRAVEFLAPYLADKSKWPRKPDVQAWEGWPARQPALLFAGIACDHPEYLQLWRRLPADPTDEEVRRNIAVTQPVLWLPRRAH from the coding sequence GTGATTTTTCCATCTGTCCGCTCGTTGTCATTGGCGTTCGCCTTGGGGATCTTGTCTGCGGAAGCGCAGAATCATGACACCACCAAAGGATCTCCGGAGTCCGCCCCGGCGAAACAGGAGTTTTCCGGAAAGTTCGACTCGGCGCTGGCCTTGGATCGTGAGCGCATCCTTGTGGCGGCGGGGAAGGCGCTCCAACAGAAGCCGATCTCCATCACGGATACGCGCGCGCCATTGAGCGAGGGCGGTCCGAACGACTACTATTCGAACGGCGACTACTGGTGGCCCGATCCTTCGAAGCCAGACGGCCTCCCGTACATCAAGCGCGATGGCGAATCGAATCCGGCGAATTTCTCCCAGCACCGCTACTGCATCCGTGACCTGCGCGATGCCGTGGCGGCCCTCGCCGCAGGCTATCTCGCCACCGGCGAGGAACGCTACGCGGACAAGGCCGCTGAACTCCTGCGCGTGTTCTTCGTGGACCCGAAGACCCGGATGAACCCGGCCCTGACCTATGCCCAGGCGATTCCCGGTGTCTCACCCGGACGCGGCATCGGCATCATCGATACCCTGCATCTCATCGAGATCCCTCCCGCCATCGCGGCGATGGAAAAGACCGCCGCGTTCCGCTCCGGCTTGAAGGATGATCTCCAAACGTGGTTCCGGGAATATTCGCGCTGGATGATCGAAAGCGCGAACGGCAAGGATGAAGCCCGCGCCCGCAACAACCACGCGGTGGCCTTTGACCTGCAACTCGCCGTCTTCCAGCGGTTCTGCGGGGATGAAGCCGGACTTGCGGAGCGCCGGAAGCGCTTCAAGGAAGTGTTCATCCCGCAGCAAATGGCGGCCGATGGCAGCTTCCCCGCCGAGCTGGCCCGCACCAAGCCCTACGGCTACTCGATCTTCCAACTCGATCTCATGGCTCTGCTGGCAGAGGTACTCTCCACACCGGACGATAATCTGTGGAACTTCACGCTGCCCGATGGCCGAGGCATGCGCCGTGCCGTGGAGTTTCTCGCACCCTATCTGGCGGACAAATCGAAGTGGCCCCGCAAACCGGACGTGCAGGCATGGGAAGGCTGGCCCGCCCGCCAGCCCGCGCTCCTGTTCGCGGGCATCGCCTGTGACCATCCGGAGTATCTGCAACTGTGGAGAAGACTTCCCGCCGATCCGACCGATGAGGAAGTCCGCCGGAACATCGCGGTGACCCAGCCGGTGTTATGGTTGCCGCGCAGGGCTCATTAG
- the obgE gene encoding GTPase ObgE, with translation MFVDHIRIFAKAGDGGNGAVSFRREKFVPRGGPDGGDGGNGGDIVLIVDPSTDNLRQFFYDPKLIAQDGKPGGGVRKTGKGGKKVTARVPPGTVVYRSTAATVMEAVEAERSEEGIDLDPVADLTENGQEFILCAGGIGGKGNWNFRTSTNQAPQEHTLGTPGDQAVFYLELRRIADAGLVGFPNAGKSTLLGKLSAAKPKVAAYPFTTLQPMVGVAEFGGFRRCTIADIPGLIEGAHENRGLGHEFLRHITRCRVLLFVVDMGGTEGRDPVSDIEILRKEIKEYDAELARFPWIVVANKMDVEGAAENLEIFKQRFPKVEIIPISAELEEGLDNLKQYLDNEVAYKYNK, from the coding sequence ATGTTCGTCGACCACATCCGCATCTTTGCGAAAGCCGGCGACGGTGGAAACGGTGCCGTTTCCTTCCGTCGTGAGAAATTCGTGCCCCGTGGGGGTCCGGATGGTGGTGATGGCGGCAATGGTGGCGACATCGTGCTGATCGTGGATCCATCCACGGACAACCTCCGCCAGTTCTTCTACGACCCGAAGCTGATCGCCCAGGACGGCAAGCCCGGTGGCGGCGTGCGCAAGACCGGCAAGGGCGGCAAGAAGGTGACGGCCCGCGTTCCTCCGGGCACCGTGGTCTATCGCAGCACCGCGGCCACCGTGATGGAGGCCGTGGAGGCGGAGCGCAGCGAGGAGGGTATCGATCTCGATCCGGTGGCGGACCTCACCGAGAACGGCCAGGAGTTCATCCTCTGTGCCGGTGGTATCGGCGGCAAGGGCAACTGGAACTTCCGCACCTCCACGAACCAGGCACCGCAGGAGCACACGCTCGGCACGCCGGGTGACCAGGCGGTTTTCTATCTGGAGCTACGCCGCATCGCGGACGCGGGCCTCGTCGGCTTCCCGAACGCGGGCAAGTCCACGCTGCTCGGCAAGCTGTCCGCGGCGAAGCCGAAGGTGGCGGCCTATCCGTTCACCACGCTCCAGCCGATGGTTGGCGTCGCGGAGTTCGGCGGTTTCCGCCGTTGCACGATCGCGGACATCCCGGGGCTGATTGAGGGCGCGCATGAGAACCGCGGCCTCGGCCACGAGTTCCTGCGTCACATCACCCGCTGCCGCGTGCTGTTGTTCGTGGTGGACATGGGTGGCACCGAAGGCCGCGATCCGGTGTCCGACATCGAGATCCTCCGCAAGGAGATCAAGGAATACGATGCCGAGCTGGCCCGCTTCCCATGGATCGTGGTGGCGAACAAGATGGACGTGGAGGGTGCGGCGGAGAACCTGGAGATTTTCAAGCAGCGCTTCCCGAAGGTGGAGATCATCCCGATCTCCGCCGAGCTGGAGGAGGGCCTCGACAACCTCAAGCAGTACCTCGATAACGAGGTGGCCTACAAATACAACAAGTGA
- a CDS encoding metallophosphoesterase family protein: MVVLVIADDECVLNDLPGEPADVLVSCGDLSDTVILKAAERCGARRILCVKGNHDTASVFPPSIEDLHLKVVEVDGVTFGGFRGAWRYKPRGYHLFDQSEVELALIDFPKVDVFVGHNSPAGVHDRDDDDVHFGFRAFNRYMKLNGPRLLLHGHQHVNAESVVDGTTVIGVYGHRFLTL, translated from the coding sequence ATGGTGGTGCTGGTGATTGCCGATGATGAATGTGTCCTGAACGACCTGCCGGGGGAACCCGCGGATGTGCTGGTGTCCTGCGGGGATTTGTCCGATACGGTGATCCTGAAGGCGGCGGAGCGTTGTGGGGCGCGGCGGATTCTTTGCGTGAAAGGGAACCATGACACCGCGAGCGTGTTTCCTCCTTCCATCGAGGATCTGCATCTGAAGGTGGTGGAGGTGGATGGAGTGACTTTCGGCGGATTCCGTGGCGCGTGGAGATACAAGCCGCGCGGGTATCATCTCTTCGATCAATCGGAGGTGGAACTGGCGCTGATCGATTTTCCGAAGGTGGATGTGTTCGTGGGGCACAATTCACCGGCAGGCGTGCATGACCGGGATGATGATGACGTGCATTTCGGGTTCCGCGCGTTCAACCGCTATATGAAGCTGAACGGGCCCCGGCTACTGCTGCACGGGCATCAGCATGTGAATGCGGAAAGCGTGGTGGACGGGACGACGGTGATCGGGGTATACGGGCACCGGTTTTTGACATTGTAG
- a CDS encoding gamma-glutamylcyclotransferase family protein, translating into MSEIRHRVFVYGTLRSGGSNHHRMAGAVLVAPASVRGRLYRIDWYPGVVLDAESDAVVGEVYDVDGSMLAALDEYEGSEYRRVEATAALEDGNHVAALIWEWRLEVDEARRIESGDWLEAMPSQRSRSRKTSGGEDPRPPISGFAG; encoded by the coding sequence GTGAGCGAAATCCGCCATCGCGTTTTCGTCTACGGCACCCTTCGTAGCGGGGGATCGAACCACCACCGGATGGCCGGGGCGGTGCTTGTCGCGCCCGCCTCGGTGAGAGGACGGCTTTATCGGATCGATTGGTATCCGGGAGTGGTGCTGGATGCGGAGTCCGATGCCGTGGTCGGTGAGGTGTATGACGTGGACGGCTCGATGCTTGCGGCTCTCGATGAGTATGAGGGAAGCGAGTACCGGCGGGTGGAGGCCACCGCTGCATTGGAAGACGGCAACCACGTGGCAGCCTTGATATGGGAGTGGCGGTTGGAAGTGGACGAGGCGCGCCGGATCGAGAGTGGGGATTGGTTGGAAGCGATGCCGTCCCAGCGTAGCCGGAGTCGTAAGACTTCGGGCGGGGAAGATCCGCGCCCTCCCATCAGCGGATTCGCAGGATGA
- a CDS encoding ATP-dependent helicase produces the protein MASAFSFDSLNHAQREAVGALDGPVLILAGAGTGKTRTVTCRIAHMLEKGVRPEHVLAVTFTNKAAAEMRERIAGMVSKKAADAMTVSTFHSLCVKLLRGGIEKLGYKRNFAIFSGSDQTGLLKQLIVRKAGAEEKIKPEAVLSEISKLKNKGIDPGEHENDFFASLGRAYQNELRAQNAVDFDDLLVLAEQLLREHHDVRDAFRQQFKRVTVDEFQDTNALQMQLLQQLVGPPYHVCVVGDDDQSIYGWRGAEVANILQFEKFFPNPRVIRLEENYRSTHAVLHTANSLIRHNVGRREKILRSTRAGGEPVRLVAMPGDAEEAEFIAEEILADKGTCKRAWEDYAILFRTNGQSRKLEEALRERKIPYRMVGAQSFYDRKEVRDVLAYCQVLASPDADVSLLRILNTPNRGIGQTTAVMATDWSRANHQSVWQALCDPQFTDGLGPKARAAIEDFVARIAGTKARIEIARENPGDALKAMLDDMDYVPWVGRGCKTDNERQQRGEGIADVIDQLRKHGVKGKDLQSFLDASALASDRDDDDLEKKQGATLITLHASKGLEFPIVYLVGLEEGILPHKRSIVEGTRDEERRLLYVGITRARELLTMTYCAYRTKYGERTHCQSSSFIAEIDDTHMLHTTYDDILGAEASEEELGNFFGGLKGLLGD, from the coding sequence ATGGCCTCCGCGTTTTCCTTCGACTCCCTCAACCATGCCCAGCGTGAAGCCGTGGGTGCTCTGGACGGCCCGGTCCTGATCCTTGCAGGTGCGGGCACCGGCAAGACCCGTACCGTGACCTGCCGCATCGCCCACATGCTGGAGAAGGGCGTACGTCCGGAGCACGTGCTGGCCGTGACCTTCACCAACAAGGCCGCCGCGGAAATGCGCGAGCGCATCGCGGGCATGGTGTCGAAGAAGGCGGCGGACGCGATGACCGTGAGCACCTTCCATTCGCTGTGCGTGAAGCTGCTGCGCGGCGGCATCGAGAAACTCGGCTACAAGCGGAACTTCGCCATCTTCAGCGGCAGCGACCAGACGGGCCTGCTCAAGCAGCTCATCGTCCGCAAGGCGGGAGCCGAGGAAAAGATCAAGCCGGAGGCCGTGCTGTCCGAAATCTCGAAGCTCAAGAACAAGGGCATCGACCCGGGCGAGCATGAGAACGATTTCTTCGCGTCGCTGGGCCGCGCGTATCAGAACGAACTGCGCGCGCAGAACGCGGTGGATTTCGATGACCTGCTGGTGCTTGCGGAGCAGCTCCTGCGCGAGCATCACGACGTGCGGGATGCCTTCCGCCAGCAGTTCAAGCGCGTGACCGTGGACGAGTTCCAGGACACCAACGCCTTGCAGATGCAACTGCTGCAACAGCTCGTCGGTCCGCCCTACCACGTCTGCGTGGTGGGCGATGACGACCAATCGATCTACGGCTGGCGTGGAGCGGAGGTGGCGAACATTCTCCAGTTCGAGAAGTTCTTCCCGAACCCGCGGGTCATCCGTCTGGAGGAAAACTACCGCTCCACCCACGCGGTGCTTCACACGGCGAACAGCCTCATCCGGCACAACGTCGGCCGCCGCGAGAAGATCCTGCGTTCCACCCGTGCGGGCGGCGAGCCGGTCCGGCTGGTGGCCATGCCGGGCGATGCGGAGGAGGCGGAATTCATCGCCGAGGAGATCCTGGCGGACAAGGGCACCTGCAAGCGCGCGTGGGAGGACTACGCCATTCTCTTCCGCACCAATGGTCAGAGCAGGAAGCTGGAAGAGGCGCTGCGTGAACGGAAAATCCCGTACCGCATGGTGGGCGCGCAGAGTTTCTACGACCGCAAGGAGGTCCGCGACGTGCTGGCCTACTGTCAGGTGCTGGCCTCTCCGGATGCGGACGTGTCGCTGCTGCGCATCCTCAATACGCCGAACCGCGGCATCGGCCAGACCACCGCGGTGATGGCCACGGACTGGAGCCGGGCGAACCACCAGAGCGTCTGGCAGGCGCTGTGCGATCCGCAGTTCACTGATGGCCTCGGGCCGAAGGCGCGCGCCGCCATCGAGGACTTTGTGGCCCGCATCGCGGGGACCAAAGCCCGCATCGAGATCGCGCGGGAGAATCCGGGCGATGCGCTCAAGGCGATGCTCGATGACATGGACTACGTCCCGTGGGTCGGCCGCGGTTGCAAGACCGACAACGAGCGCCAGCAACGCGGCGAAGGCATCGCGGACGTGATCGACCAGCTCCGCAAGCACGGCGTGAAGGGCAAGGACCTGCAATCGTTCCTCGATGCGAGTGCGCTGGCGTCCGACCGCGATGATGACGACTTGGAAAAGAAGCAGGGCGCGACGCTGATCACGCTGCACGCTTCAAAAGGCCTGGAATTCCCCATCGTCTATCTCGTCGGCCTGGAGGAGGGGATTCTCCCTCACAAGCGCAGCATCGTGGAGGGAACCCGCGACGAGGAGCGGCGTCTGCTCTACGTGGGCATCACCCGCGCCCGCGAGCTGCTGACCATGACTTACTGCGCGTATCGTACCAAATACGGGGAGCGCACGCACTGCCAGTCCAGCAGCTTCATCGCGGAGATCGATGACACCCACATGCTGCACACCACCTATGATGACATCCTCGGCGCGGAAGCAAGCGAGGAGGAGCTGGGGAATTTCTTCGGCGGATTGAAGGGGCTACTGGGGGACTGA
- a CDS encoding MotA/TolQ/ExbB proton channel family protein has protein sequence MYEPPQAPALPLSPDPRKPGWAKAGVIVGAVFMLAPVLGAVGTANRMSEAFKVLGSSGIGDPHALGEKIGEVLIVAIVGFGLFPVGIIVLVVSLLKLRKYQRQAAALPGDARV, from the coding sequence ATGTATGAACCTCCCCAAGCTCCCGCGCTTCCATTGTCACCTGATCCTCGCAAGCCGGGGTGGGCCAAGGCGGGGGTGATCGTCGGCGCGGTGTTCATGTTGGCTCCGGTCTTGGGAGCCGTGGGGACTGCGAACAGGATGTCGGAGGCTTTCAAGGTACTGGGTTCCTCGGGAATCGGAGATCCTCATGCGCTTGGGGAAAAAATAGGAGAGGTGCTGATCGTCGCTATCGTCGGCTTCGGACTTTTCCCGGTCGGGATCATTGTTCTGGTGGTTTCTCTCCTCAAGCTCCGCAAATACCAACGGCAGGCAGCCGCCTTGCCGGGCGACGCCCGTGTATGA
- a CDS encoding peptidoglycan recognition protein family protein, which produces MRSCALFFSLLACALLSSNCTQIGPPGGGPDRVLNWRPSPVPPPQPGSLSTSTLVRKINLKPDMVAKGTYGRRVVRPMNPRYITIHSTQNFSADASKHALALKRGALRAPKRKGFNRIGFLIWHFTVDSRVAIQHMPCNEQGEHADFNGPGNNYSIGIEMCENRGGNRSATIERAAMLTAYLMKRYNIPLRNVVPHYHWPRHGCSPEHKNCPWFLMDNGRPGAKWRWFQSKVNYYYRSLQ; this is translated from the coding sequence ATGCGATCGTGCGCCCTCTTTTTCTCCCTCCTCGCCTGCGCGCTGCTCTCCTCGAACTGCACGCAGATCGGTCCGCCGGGTGGCGGCCCTGACCGCGTTCTGAACTGGCGGCCCTCGCCGGTGCCGCCGCCGCAACCCGGCTCGCTCTCCACTTCCACGCTGGTCCGCAAGATCAACCTGAAGCCGGACATGGTCGCGAAGGGCACCTACGGCCGCAGGGTGGTGCGTCCGATGAATCCGCGCTACATCACCATCCACAGCACGCAGAATTTCTCCGCGGATGCCTCGAAGCATGCGCTGGCCCTGAAGCGCGGCGCCCTCCGCGCGCCGAAGCGCAAGGGATTCAACCGCATCGGCTTCCTGATCTGGCACTTCACCGTGGATTCGCGCGTGGCGATCCAGCACATGCCGTGCAACGAGCAGGGCGAGCACGCCGACTTCAACGGACCGGGCAACAACTACTCCATCGGCATCGAGATGTGCGAGAACCGCGGCGGCAACCGCTCCGCTACCATCGAGCGTGCGGCGATGCTCACCGCGTACCTGATGAAGCGCTACAACATCCCGCTGCGCAACGTGGTGCCGCACTACCACTGGCCGCGTCACGGTTGCAGCCCGGAGCACAAGAACTGCCCGTGGTTCCTGATGGACAACGGTCGGCCGGGTGCGAAGTGGCGCTGGTTCCAGAGCAAGGTGAACTACTACTACCGCTCGCTGCAGTGA